In a single window of the Deinococcus aquaedulcis genome:
- a CDS encoding helix-turn-helix transcriptional regulator: MELDTKTRRLRAVLDLLTDAECSTGEIMQRLKLAPEKRRSVQRDLAELIDQGEVELTSAGCYRRIKRSRELNPVQALAVYSAARMLFHHAAEYNEHYLAALEKLAQDLPLRARRVALQANEVYKARRGGRSSLVFEVAAQAWMDGKILQCTYHSQRRASKLELAIYFIEVNARNREAYAIGINRLLDDPQPYVYRLSRMQHPTLTNQEYDIPEDFHPLRFLSSAWGIMSGAATRVELFFSPAVKARVAEEYFGHHAEPPVLLGSGHTRVVLNVGNWLELVPWILGWGGEVEVIAPQELRAQVALSLRKGAGLYEAPVPA; the protein is encoded by the coding sequence ATGGAACTGGACACTAAGACGAGGCGGCTGCGGGCCGTGCTGGATCTCCTCACGGACGCCGAGTGCAGCACCGGTGAGATCATGCAGCGCCTGAAGCTGGCGCCAGAAAAACGCCGGTCGGTGCAACGGGACCTCGCTGAACTGATCGATCAGGGTGAAGTCGAGCTGACGTCGGCTGGCTGCTACCGCCGGATCAAACGGTCCCGTGAGCTCAATCCGGTTCAGGCACTGGCGGTGTACAGCGCGGCGCGGATGCTCTTTCATCACGCCGCCGAGTACAACGAGCATTACCTCGCGGCACTGGAAAAGCTCGCGCAGGACCTTCCTCTGCGCGCCCGTCGCGTGGCGCTGCAGGCCAATGAGGTGTACAAGGCGCGCCGGGGCGGGCGGAGCTCCCTGGTGTTTGAAGTGGCGGCCCAGGCGTGGATGGACGGCAAGATCCTGCAGTGCACCTATCACTCCCAGCGGCGGGCGTCGAAGCTGGAGCTGGCCATTTATTTCATCGAGGTCAATGCGCGCAACCGCGAGGCTTATGCCATTGGCATCAACCGCCTGCTGGATGATCCGCAGCCCTATGTGTACCGCCTCTCCCGCATGCAGCACCCAACCCTGACCAATCAGGAATACGACATTCCCGAGGATTTTCACCCGCTGCGCTTCCTCTCGAGCGCCTGGGGCATCATGTCCGGCGCAGCCACCCGGGTCGAATTGTTTTTCAGCCCAGCTGTCAAGGCGCGCGTGGCAGAAGAGTACTTTGGGCACCACGCTGAGCCGCCAGTGCTATTGGGATCCGGGCACACCCGGGTGGTGCTCAACGTGGGCAACTGGCTTGAGCTGGTGCCCTGGATTCTGGGGTGGGGCGGTGAGGT
- a CDS encoding UvrD-helicase domain-containing protein produces the protein MTLTQEQTLITEYRGSVSIDAGAGSGKTFVLTRRLLGLLTHDLAAEELVAVTFTEAAAAELRGRLQALLDEEAQRRAQPRVVAAAQALPLAQISTIHALCTRIIREHPVESGAGLRFEVLDEAGAEVWLDQTLPQVLGALNPEAFGHLPTGLAREAVALMLRDPQRAEDALRVSLAEHDARRENLEAQLAEQAEAAAQVWAEQLTVLAAHACPDPADALELARQAALQAAAVQGSWPARQAAMRAALSGTRANAGNAKVWGSAKAPVLRAVARLKSLASPDSALESEYWQLRAIPVLEGLYREVQARLDTLKAQQERLTFADLERLAARALSFAHVREYYASRWKAVFVDEFQDTSPLQWEILSAISSGGVTFTVVGDEKQSIYAFRGADVRLFRKAREQIVTSGGQSRALSRSFRTHQALVDVLNAFFQHYMPGPVGKGSTAATFAPLTAHRTEKPSAAPSCELHVISGPVNKPVLRSAESDLLAHRIQSLMAEGRVVQEGQELRPLTYRDIAVLFRARTNLPIYESALFHAGIPYTVQGGRGLLTRPEVRDLMHLLLFLARPGDDVALAAVLRSPLVGWEDEALLAASQGRVAGQSLWSALQAAALTPPLLLDLLDRRASTGASGLVTHALEASEHGVIMASLPDGTRRLANIDAFLALLHSLALQGQGDVSAAARALRDTRRLDLAVPEANLASDDAVQLMTIHGSKGLEFPVVMVPDLLAQGRADSSPLLMDAERGLALRVPGLKPEQQPGPHQRLQDLQAERRAAENERIMYVALTRAADTLILSVPAKVSETAEAARISSMFPQDDVARYAYAPGQIPRPAPQLRQRTGTVRTSAASSGVALPESLPATSIGVYLTCPKAFEFRYVTGRPPFTRLWEPETQRLEGGAGGALIGSAVHQAIELELSGPQIMARFAHLSFEQRQEVAALSGKLGTPTFSALAGQEPRREVPVSHAVNGVTFEGVVDALYEDWIVDFKTDRHVQPDHHAAQLALYLDATGASRASLAYLRHDLLYDLSRTELEQAKSEMTRMVSGVRAHDFTPAPSPERCRWCQYRQVCSASAAKEFHGTGH, from the coding sequence ATGACGCTGACCCAGGAACAAACCTTGATCACCGAGTACCGGGGCAGCGTCTCCATTGACGCGGGGGCCGGCAGCGGCAAGACCTTCGTCCTGACCCGGCGTCTGCTGGGCCTGCTGACGCACGACCTGGCTGCAGAGGAACTCGTGGCGGTCACCTTCACAGAAGCGGCCGCCGCGGAGTTGCGTGGCCGCCTGCAGGCACTGCTCGATGAGGAAGCGCAGCGCCGGGCGCAGCCCCGGGTGGTGGCGGCGGCGCAGGCCCTGCCCCTGGCGCAGATCAGCACCATCCACGCCCTGTGTACCCGCATCATCCGGGAACATCCCGTCGAGAGCGGCGCGGGGCTGCGTTTCGAGGTCCTCGATGAAGCGGGCGCCGAGGTCTGGCTCGACCAGACCCTGCCGCAGGTGCTGGGCGCCCTGAACCCTGAAGCGTTCGGGCACCTGCCCACCGGGTTGGCCAGGGAAGCGGTGGCGCTGATGCTGCGCGATCCCCAGCGCGCTGAAGACGCCCTGCGGGTGTCGCTGGCGGAACACGACGCCCGGCGGGAGAACCTCGAAGCCCAGCTGGCCGAGCAGGCCGAGGCTGCAGCTCAGGTGTGGGCTGAACAGCTCACGGTGCTGGCCGCACACGCCTGCCCGGACCCCGCAGACGCCCTGGAACTGGCCCGTCAGGCCGCCCTCCAGGCCGCAGCGGTCCAGGGCAGCTGGCCCGCCCGTCAGGCGGCCATGCGCGCCGCCCTGTCAGGAACAAGGGCCAATGCCGGGAATGCCAAGGTCTGGGGCAGCGCCAAGGCCCCGGTGCTGCGCGCCGTGGCCAGGCTCAAGAGCCTGGCTTCCCCGGACAGCGCCCTGGAAAGCGAGTACTGGCAACTCAGGGCTATTCCAGTGCTGGAGGGGCTTTACCGGGAAGTGCAGGCGCGGCTGGACACCCTGAAAGCGCAGCAGGAGCGGTTGACCTTTGCCGACCTGGAGCGGCTGGCAGCGCGGGCGCTGTCGTTTGCGCACGTTCGTGAGTACTACGCTTCACGCTGGAAGGCCGTGTTCGTGGACGAGTTTCAGGACACGTCTCCCCTGCAGTGGGAGATCCTGAGTGCGATCAGCAGCGGGGGCGTCACCTTCACCGTGGTGGGTGACGAAAAGCAGAGTATCTATGCTTTTCGCGGGGCGGACGTGCGGCTCTTCCGCAAGGCCAGGGAGCAGATAGTCACTTCTGGTGGACAAAGCCGCGCCCTGAGCCGGTCGTTCCGGACCCATCAGGCCCTGGTGGATGTTCTGAACGCTTTTTTCCAGCATTACATGCCGGGACCGGTGGGCAAGGGGTCGACCGCCGCGACCTTCGCGCCACTCACTGCTCACCGCACGGAGAAGCCGTCCGCTGCCCCCTCCTGCGAACTGCATGTCATCAGTGGCCCCGTCAACAAGCCGGTGCTGCGCTCTGCTGAAAGTGACCTGCTGGCGCACCGCATCCAGAGCCTGATGGCGGAAGGCCGGGTCGTTCAGGAAGGCCAGGAGCTTCGTCCCCTGACCTACCGCGATATCGCGGTCCTGTTCCGGGCGCGGACGAACCTGCCCATCTATGAGTCCGCGCTCTTCCATGCCGGCATTCCCTACACCGTTCAGGGCGGCCGCGGCCTGCTGACCCGGCCGGAGGTGCGCGACCTGATGCATCTGCTGCTGTTCCTGGCGCGGCCAGGTGACGATGTGGCCCTGGCCGCCGTGCTGCGCAGCCCGCTGGTGGGTTGGGAGGATGAGGCCCTGCTGGCCGCCAGTCAGGGCCGCGTGGCCGGGCAGAGCCTCTGGAGCGCCCTTCAAGCAGCAGCGCTGACCCCGCCTCTGCTGCTTGATCTGCTTGACCGCCGCGCGAGTACCGGCGCCAGTGGTCTGGTGACCCACGCTCTGGAGGCGAGTGAGCACGGCGTCATCATGGCAAGCCTGCCCGACGGTACGCGCCGGCTGGCCAATATCGACGCGTTTCTAGCGCTGCTGCACAGTCTGGCCCTACAGGGCCAGGGCGACGTGAGCGCCGCAGCCCGGGCACTGCGCGACACCCGGCGGCTTGACCTCGCCGTTCCGGAAGCGAACCTCGCCTCCGATGACGCCGTGCAGCTGATGACCATTCACGGCAGCAAGGGATTGGAATTCCCGGTGGTCATGGTGCCGGACCTGCTGGCCCAGGGCCGCGCAGACAGTTCCCCGCTGCTGATGGACGCTGAGCGTGGCCTGGCCCTGCGGGTACCGGGCCTGAAACCCGAGCAGCAGCCCGGGCCGCACCAGCGCCTGCAGGACCTTCAGGCCGAGCGCCGCGCCGCCGAGAACGAGCGGATCATGTACGTGGCCCTGACCCGCGCGGCAGACACCTTGATTCTGAGCGTGCCCGCCAAGGTCAGCGAAACGGCGGAGGCCGCCCGGATTTCCAGCATGTTTCCGCAGGACGACGTCGCCCGGTACGCGTATGCACCGGGACAGATTCCGCGTCCGGCGCCGCAGCTTCGTCAGCGCACCGGGACGGTACGTACCTCAGCCGCCAGCTCGGGTGTGGCGCTGCCCGAGTCCCTGCCGGCCACCTCTATCGGTGTGTACCTGACCTGCCCGAAAGCCTTTGAGTTCCGGTATGTCACGGGACGGCCCCCCTTCACGCGGCTGTGGGAGCCTGAAACGCAGCGCCTGGAAGGGGGCGCGGGCGGGGCGCTGATCGGGTCGGCCGTGCACCAGGCCATCGAGTTGGAACTGAGTGGGCCGCAGATCATGGCCCGCTTTGCCCACTTGAGCTTTGAACAGCGGCAGGAGGTTGCGGCGTTGAGCGGCAAACTGGGTACGCCAACATTTTCGGCCCTGGCGGGTCAGGAGCCCAGGCGGGAAGTGCCGGTCTCGCACGCCGTGAATGGCGTGACGTTCGAAGGCGTGGTCGACGCGCTGTACGAGGATTGGATCGTGGACTTCAAGACCGACCGGCACGTCCAGCCCGACCATCATGCCGCGCAACTTGCACTGTATCTGGACGCCACGGGCGCCTCCCGGGCGAGCTTGGCTTACCTGCGCCACGACCTGCTGTACGACCTCTCCAGGACCGAACTGGAACAGGCGAAGAGCGAGATGACACGCATGGTCAGTGGCGTGCGGGCGCACGACTTTACCCCGGCCCCGAGTCCGGAACGTTGCCGGTGGTGTCAATACCGGCAGGTCTGTAGCGCCTCAGCGGCAAAGGAGTTTCATGGAACTGGACACTAA
- a CDS encoding PD-(D/E)XK nuclease family protein: MTRTLIIHPSPNLLRHQARTHLSRETALTLVPNLAAGRSLRQLTRQALPTTTFGQLARRQLTHAGWRPLAAGEREARLSELLTRLNLEYFGAILDRPGTAAALSDVIRALLRSDASRLPPGRSPREQDLVRLHRAWVLELLRDTLFDAAVPEFFASRVALAPQPVTVSGFAYLDAAQIAYLDRLAADGSVMFLPTAGPGGLSEAQRTAQALRGRGWTLAEAQSDLHERDPWLARPGDQAARAVLPSATGQAPEVTVLALSSVVEETREVLRQVKVAHQEDGVPWHDLAIVVRDESAYLAPLLESARRYGVPLLSQARQPLLATPLGSFLRAWVEAGLEDWPFARTVEVLTHPLADLPLDVEAARRRFGRRTPSGLHVWEAGTALDVLAWPEHASGESYLHALTRGLEALGVLERQRQDAGLGLGLAALRAALEPLSGLPVLPRQTFLQHLKATLASGTVPVLPGKGGVRVSTPLGTLGRSFRAVWVLGLSEGLFPKPVADPPLLDAQLRAFWSQSGVYLPGAMESQAIEHALFFHALACARGQLTLTRPEVITGGKRAPASPFLRRFSRGAVPGEVHAASPQEARLLQARAGLLSDEHVMGRALQEDRRERGQDPGPRFPGVMNPDTWTWSASQFHTYGACRYRWFAGKIMRLEAPAEPQSGLDALGRGSLYHGTLERLLAPHVGRPTPDADTLTAGVPDALDAAAAELLAEGAIDLGPMWRSERRDHVQALQKAVMTPEFLPSGVQIEALEQRLEGHVVVDGQAWAVQGYVDRVDVTPSGERVVTDYKLSAYISHVRDAENVLTTEVQLPLYLTLTGAQVGRYFSLNQAKDLLKTGPGEPSSKTPWPSKQLAFEGFVRRMRQDLLTGDFRALPDVKAQACTLCDLQPVCRFQAFVTGETA; this comes from the coding sequence ATGACCCGCACGCTGATCATCCACCCTTCGCCCAACCTCCTGCGGCATCAGGCCAGGACCCATCTGAGCCGCGAAACCGCCTTGACTCTGGTCCCGAACCTGGCCGCCGGGCGTTCTCTGAGACAGCTGACGCGTCAGGCGCTGCCCACCACCACATTTGGCCAGCTGGCCCGCCGGCAGCTGACCCACGCCGGCTGGCGCCCACTGGCCGCCGGGGAGCGCGAGGCCCGCTTGAGCGAGCTGCTGACCCGGCTGAACCTCGAGTACTTCGGGGCCATCCTGGACCGCCCGGGAACAGCGGCCGCCCTGAGTGACGTGATCCGCGCCCTGCTGCGCTCGGACGCTTCCCGGTTGCCCCCAGGGCGCAGCCCACGGGAACAGGACCTGGTCCGGCTGCACCGCGCGTGGGTGCTGGAACTGCTGCGGGACACGCTGTTTGACGCGGCCGTGCCTGAATTCTTCGCGTCCCGCGTCGCCCTGGCCCCTCAACCCGTCACGGTGAGCGGCTTTGCCTACCTGGACGCGGCCCAGATCGCCTACCTCGACCGGCTGGCGGCCGATGGCAGCGTTATGTTCCTCCCGACGGCGGGCCCGGGGGGGCTCTCGGAAGCCCAGCGGACAGCGCAGGCCCTGCGTGGGCGCGGCTGGACACTGGCCGAAGCCCAGAGCGACCTGCACGAGCGCGATCCCTGGCTGGCCCGCCCAGGGGATCAGGCCGCCCGGGCGGTCCTGCCGTCTGCCACCGGACAGGCGCCCGAGGTGACCGTGCTGGCCCTGAGCAGCGTGGTCGAGGAAACCCGTGAGGTGCTGCGGCAGGTCAAGGTGGCCCATCAGGAGGACGGCGTGCCCTGGCATGACCTGGCCATCGTGGTCCGCGACGAGTCGGCCTACCTCGCCCCCCTGCTGGAGAGTGCCCGGCGCTACGGGGTTCCCCTGCTCAGTCAGGCCCGTCAGCCGCTGCTGGCCACGCCACTGGGGAGCTTCCTGCGGGCCTGGGTTGAAGCGGGACTCGAGGACTGGCCGTTTGCCCGGACGGTCGAGGTGCTCACGCACCCGTTGGCTGACCTGCCGCTGGACGTCGAAGCGGCGCGCCGGCGCTTTGGCCGCCGGACGCCCAGCGGCCTGCATGTCTGGGAGGCGGGCACGGCCCTGGACGTCCTGGCCTGGCCGGAGCACGCCAGCGGTGAAAGCTACCTGCACGCCCTCACGCGGGGTCTGGAGGCACTGGGCGTACTGGAGCGGCAACGGCAGGACGCCGGACTAGGCTTAGGGCTGGCGGCCCTCCGGGCCGCCCTAGAGCCGCTCAGCGGGCTGCCCGTACTCCCACGCCAGACGTTTCTGCAGCACCTGAAAGCCACACTCGCGTCCGGCACAGTGCCCGTCCTGCCCGGCAAGGGCGGTGTCCGCGTCTCAACGCCGCTGGGAACCCTCGGCCGGTCCTTCCGGGCCGTGTGGGTCCTGGGACTCAGCGAGGGCCTCTTCCCAAAGCCAGTGGCGGACCCGCCACTTCTGGATGCCCAGCTGCGGGCCTTCTGGTCACAGAGCGGGGTCTATCTGCCCGGCGCCATGGAGTCGCAGGCCATCGAGCACGCCCTGTTCTTTCATGCGCTGGCGTGCGCGCGCGGCCAGCTGACACTGACCCGGCCGGAAGTCATCACGGGCGGCAAGCGGGCGCCAGCCAGTCCCTTCCTGCGCCGCTTCTCCCGCGGAGCCGTGCCGGGCGAGGTGCACGCCGCGAGCCCACAGGAAGCCCGGTTGCTCCAGGCCCGCGCCGGTTTGCTGTCCGACGAGCACGTTATGGGCCGCGCCCTGCAGGAGGACCGCCGCGAGCGGGGCCAGGACCCCGGCCCACGGTTTCCCGGCGTGATGAATCCAGACACCTGGACCTGGAGTGCCAGCCAGTTTCATACCTACGGCGCCTGCCGGTACCGCTGGTTTGCTGGCAAGATCATGCGACTGGAGGCTCCCGCCGAGCCGCAGAGCGGTCTGGACGCCCTGGGGCGGGGCAGCCTGTACCACGGGACCCTGGAACGGCTGCTCGCGCCCCACGTCGGGCGCCCAACGCCAGATGCGGACACGTTGACGGCCGGTGTGCCGGACGCTCTTGATGCGGCGGCCGCAGAACTCCTGGCCGAGGGCGCGATTGATCTGGGGCCAATGTGGCGCTCTGAGCGCCGCGACCACGTGCAGGCGCTGCAGAAGGCCGTGATGACACCGGAGTTTCTGCCCTCGGGTGTTCAGATTGAGGCCCTGGAGCAGCGTCTTGAGGGACACGTGGTGGTGGATGGACAGGCCTGGGCGGTTCAGGGCTACGTGGACCGGGTGGACGTCACGCCGAGCGGGGAGCGCGTCGTCACCGATTACAAGCTCAGCGCCTATATCAGTCACGTGCGCGACGCCGAGAATGTCCTGACCACGGAGGTGCAGCTGCCGCTGTATCTCACCCTGACCGGCGCCCAGGTCGGCCGGTATTTCAGTCTGAATCAGGCCAAGGACTTGCTGAAAACCGGCCCAGGAGAGCCCAGCAGCAAAACGCCATGGCCGTCCAAGCAGCTGGCCTTTGAGGGCTTCGTGCGCCGTATGCGCCAGGACCTCCTGACGGGTGACTTCCGGGCCCTGCCGGACGTGAAGGCGCAGGCCTGCACCTTGTGCGACCTGCAGCCGGTCTGCCGCTTCCAGGCCTTTGTGACGGGAGAGACCGCATGA
- a CDS encoding 3'-5' exonuclease, translated as MTRLVLAQPFIRRLGQFPNQDQKLVRDAVMQLHLDVVSGGRPRPGLRWHGLETPNLYSVSPNMDYRVIVYHQGQDYVILYADHHDKAYDWASRRRMEVHPYTGAMQVVELEERTEVITRVTEVTEERPFSSYDAEYLLQLGVPERLMQTVRHATTRNAHILLDLLPEEVAERLLSLMSGELVSPPEPAGGDPFLHPDARRLFAVAENEAALEAALGGSWQEWTVFLHPSQHRVVERTYSGAARLTGGAGTGKTVVAVHRAARLARAGGRVLLTTYTRALVTHLEEMLSALNLEPAARQRITVVTVHALARQISAELGLPHREPEDNTAVLKARFAQAINALGISLTPEFLLAEWRGVIEAQGLRTWEAYRDVRRTGRGTPLGLRGRQDVWRAVDHFRAGLETSRRFTWRTMCEAVTDRLQGEPARFDHVIADEAQDLGPSEVRFLLALTDGGSDHLLLAMDEGQRIFQRAFSMKSLGLNFQGRSTCLKLNYRTSRQIRELADRVLPGTIRDADETVEQRLTLSRFQGPAPEVRRLPDSEKEFEHLGRWLKDRLAEGLSPAQIAVFTRHDPATTAARVQAISGHPAAVVGQTEDAPDPRFVSVSTMHRAKGLEYRAVAVVGLNDEALPSAQRLAELTDPGDQEDFIAHERHLLYVAATRARDWLLLTYSGEGSRFLAPLAVTRPAVD; from the coding sequence GTGACCCGACTGGTCCTGGCCCAGCCCTTTATCCGGCGCCTCGGGCAGTTCCCCAATCAGGACCAGAAGCTGGTGCGTGACGCCGTCATGCAGCTGCACCTTGACGTCGTTTCCGGGGGACGTCCCCGGCCGGGCCTGCGCTGGCACGGTCTGGAAACGCCCAACCTCTACAGCGTCTCGCCCAACATGGACTACCGGGTGATCGTGTACCACCAGGGGCAGGACTACGTGATTCTCTACGCGGACCATCACGACAAGGCGTATGACTGGGCCAGCCGGCGCCGGATGGAAGTGCACCCGTACACCGGCGCCATGCAGGTGGTGGAACTCGAGGAGCGTACGGAGGTGATCACCCGCGTCACAGAAGTGACGGAGGAGCGCCCGTTTTCCAGCTACGATGCCGAATACCTCCTGCAGCTGGGCGTACCCGAGCGCCTCATGCAGACTGTCCGGCACGCCACCACACGCAACGCCCACATCCTGCTCGATCTGTTGCCGGAGGAGGTGGCCGAGCGGCTCCTGAGTCTCATGTCCGGTGAACTCGTCTCGCCACCAGAACCTGCGGGTGGAGATCCCTTTCTGCATCCCGATGCCCGGCGGCTGTTCGCCGTGGCCGAGAATGAGGCGGCCCTTGAGGCCGCTCTGGGCGGCTCCTGGCAGGAATGGACCGTGTTTCTCCACCCGTCCCAGCACCGGGTCGTCGAGCGGACCTACAGCGGCGCGGCGCGGTTGACGGGTGGGGCTGGCACTGGCAAGACCGTCGTCGCCGTGCACCGAGCCGCGCGCCTCGCGCGGGCCGGCGGGCGGGTGCTGCTGACCACGTACACCCGGGCGCTGGTCACGCACCTTGAAGAGATGCTCAGCGCCCTGAATCTGGAGCCGGCGGCCCGGCAGAGGATTACTGTGGTGACCGTCCACGCGCTGGCCCGTCAGATCTCCGCTGAGCTTGGGCTGCCTCACCGGGAGCCAGAGGACAACACAGCCGTCCTCAAAGCGCGGTTTGCCCAGGCGATCAACGCCCTGGGGATCTCCCTGACGCCAGAATTCCTGCTGGCCGAGTGGCGCGGCGTGATCGAAGCGCAGGGCCTGCGCACCTGGGAGGCGTACCGAGATGTTCGGCGCACCGGCCGCGGAACGCCTCTAGGCCTGCGGGGCCGCCAGGACGTGTGGCGCGCTGTCGACCACTTCCGGGCCGGTCTTGAGACGAGCCGCCGCTTTACCTGGCGAACCATGTGCGAGGCGGTGACCGACCGCCTGCAGGGCGAGCCCGCGCGCTTTGACCATGTGATTGCCGATGAAGCCCAGGACCTCGGGCCGAGTGAAGTTCGCTTTCTGCTCGCGTTGACTGACGGCGGCTCGGATCATCTGCTGCTGGCCATGGACGAGGGGCAGCGCATCTTTCAGCGAGCCTTTTCGATGAAGTCGCTGGGCCTGAACTTCCAGGGCCGCAGTACCTGCCTGAAACTCAATTACCGCACCTCACGTCAGATCCGCGAACTCGCCGACCGGGTGCTCCCGGGCACCATCCGTGACGCCGATGAGACCGTCGAGCAGCGCCTGACGCTCTCGCGCTTTCAGGGGCCGGCGCCGGAAGTGCGGCGGCTGCCGGACTCCGAGAAGGAGTTTGAGCACCTGGGGCGCTGGCTGAAGGACCGTCTGGCCGAAGGGCTGAGCCCGGCGCAGATCGCCGTGTTCACCCGCCATGATCCGGCCACCACAGCGGCCAGGGTCCAGGCCATCAGCGGGCATCCGGCGGCCGTGGTGGGGCAAACCGAGGACGCCCCTGATCCACGCTTCGTCAGTGTGTCGACCATGCACCGGGCGAAGGGTCTGGAATACCGTGCGGTGGCCGTCGTTGGCTTGAACGATGAAGCGCTGCCTTCGGCGCAGCGCCTCGCCGAGCTCACCGATCCAGGGGATCAGGAGGATTTCATCGCCCATGAGCGGCACCTGCTGTACGTGGCGGCCACCAGGGCGCGGGACTGGCTGCTGCTGACGTACTCCGGGGAGGGCAGCCGGTTTCTGGCCCCATTGGCGGTGACACGGCCTGCCGTGGACTGA
- a CDS encoding DUF1819 family protein has product MLTSPPGHTALTNAQFLLTESALVAQSLLDGLTWADLRRSAREGHLFGPGKANSQLTVLGALKTRLQDIPDEVLPELAHGTLEARQILMLALVTRQKPLVRAFISDVLLYKWQRLEVQVTDADARTFLTHQADQHPEMAQWSPATMQKTRGNLTRFLLDAGLLKERRKGEFETVPQHLSARLKAMVQQLDPPLFPLLEALK; this is encoded by the coding sequence ATGCTGACGTCTCCACCCGGCCACACGGCCCTGACCAATGCCCAGTTCCTGCTCACCGAAAGTGCCCTGGTCGCCCAGTCCCTGCTGGACGGCCTCACCTGGGCAGACCTGCGCCGGTCCGCGCGGGAAGGCCACCTCTTCGGCCCAGGTAAGGCCAACAGTCAACTGACCGTCCTGGGCGCCCTGAAGACCCGCCTGCAGGACATTCCTGACGAAGTGCTGCCCGAGCTGGCCCACGGCACCCTGGAAGCCCGGCAGATCCTGATGCTGGCTCTGGTCACGCGGCAAAAGCCCCTGGTGAGGGCGTTTATTTCAGACGTGCTGCTGTACAAGTGGCAGCGTCTGGAGGTGCAGGTGACCGACGCCGACGCGCGCACCTTCCTGACCCACCAGGCGGACCAGCACCCGGAGATGGCCCAGTGGTCGCCTGCGACGATGCAGAAAACCCGTGGCAATCTCACCCGTTTTCTTCTTGACGCGGGGCTGCTGAAAGAACGCCGTAAAGGTGAGTTTGAAACAGTGCCGCAGCACCTTTCGGCCCGCCTGAAGGCCATGGTGCAGCAGCTTGACCCCCCTTTGTTCCCCCTGCTGGAGGCCCTGAAGTGA
- a CDS encoding DUF1788 domain-containing protein, with protein MSLDTRLNALSDALLDPKLLRGKGLGNEIGFYIFDYAPEREPDVVKALPRVVQAVEAAGVRVGVIDLYQTVLGMLEERGYLDKALALEQTRGAAALHGALKPLLSPDKVATAVARQAQGAELVLLTQVGAAYPLLRSHSILNNLHERLDQVPVVMLFPGTYDGQQLRLFGLFKDDNYYRAFRLLPEPNQGVHA; from the coding sequence GTGAGTCTGGACACCCGCCTGAACGCCCTGAGTGACGCCCTCCTTGATCCAAAACTGCTGCGCGGCAAGGGGCTGGGGAATGAAATCGGGTTCTACATTTTTGATTACGCCCCGGAGCGCGAGCCCGACGTGGTGAAGGCCCTGCCCAGGGTCGTTCAGGCGGTTGAGGCAGCGGGTGTGCGGGTGGGGGTCATTGACCTCTACCAGACGGTGCTCGGCATGCTCGAGGAGCGCGGGTATCTGGACAAGGCACTGGCCCTGGAGCAGACCCGGGGCGCCGCTGCGCTGCATGGGGCTCTCAAACCGCTGTTGTCCCCCGACAAGGTGGCCACAGCCGTCGCCCGGCAGGCCCAGGGCGCCGAACTTGTGCTGCTCACCCAGGTGGGCGCCGCGTACCCCCTGCTGCGGTCGCACAGCATCCTCAATAACCTCCACGAGCGGCTCGATCAGGTGCCCGTGGTCATGCTGTTCCCCGGCACCTACGACGGGCAGCAGCTCAGACTGTTTGGCCTGTTCAAGGACGACAACTACTACCGGGCGTTCCGCCTCCTGCCGGAGCCCAACCAAGGAGTGCATGCATGA